The Ipomoea triloba cultivar NCNSP0323 chromosome 4, ASM357664v1 DNA segment TTGCGGCATATAAATATTTCCACTTTCAATTCAGTGGTGataattgatgaaaattttgcTTTCAATTTCTTACAGGCTATGAAGGTGGAGAACATGTTGAAAATTAAGGAGGAATTTGATTATAGAAGTATGTGCAAAAGGCTTGAGGTACAAGTTGACAAACTTATTGCTGAAAATGAAAGACAGCAAAAGGCTTTTGAGGATGAGGTTAACAAAATCAAGTTAGAAGCACAACAGCGTGTCTTTGAGGCTGAACAGAACTTTGCCGAAGAATTGAAGGTTGCTTCAGTATTTGCCTCTCCACTGCCATTGCTCATTTAAGAGTAACTTTTCTTTGGGGAAATTTGAAATCTTTGACACCTTTGCAAAACATGATAATGAATCACATTGCCtttaggaataaaaaattatttaagaatTCAATTCACTTAAACATGCAATGCAAATTAACAAATTCCATATAAACCATGAATTTATATGTTACCCGTGTGATGCACAAAAGAAATTATGTTatcatgaatttaaataaaaaattagataaaatgaaaacatattaaaatgtacaatataatcaTATAGTTGgacttttcatatatttggtcaggTATGCATtttcatagcatacaaaattaaaattaaaattttgtgtggTAAATATAGTCCAAAATtttgtacatatttagataaatttatcaattaaatttacataataagTAGATTTAGATCCTAATTAGACGCATTTACTTATATGATGgtataatatattgtatgtgtacttaatatttattaatatgtactTTTCAACTTGCAGGACGAGAAAATTAAGTGCCAGATGGAATATATGGATTCGATTAAGAAACTGGAAGAAAAGATGCTTTATCAGCAGAAGCATCCTACCAATGGTGTCACTGACATTGGAGAGGTAGTTGGTTTTTGTTCATCCCTAAACTATTCTTCTCCTCTTCGCTGTCCTGtttcctgaaaaaaaaaaaaaaagaaaaaaagaaatgtaGAATGCAAATGGAGAGTGAGACAGCGATATGAAAAATACATTTTAGCATGTTCAAATGGCAAGCTGTCATAAGTTTTTTTGACTCAGTTTTCAAAAATCTCTTATAAAGCAAGAAAAAGTGCAAGAGGATTCAAAATTTGATAGTACAGATTTTGTGTCTATGCATTGATTTACCTATCTTCTTTCAGCCATATTCTTCTTGAATTATTTTTCGATGTTTTGAATTGCTTTTTTGTGTAGAGCCACAGGGGCTTTGCTACTGAGGAAGTATCTGAGCTGAAGAAGTTGCTGCAGAATGAAATTCAAATAAGAAAGGCAGCTGAAGAGGAAATCAGTAATCTCAAAGATCAGATTATAAAACTATCAAAGCAAGAAGTATGTTCTGAGTGAGGGATTTAATTTTACAAAGGACTGCATATTAATGCTGTTCACTTGCATGTGGGATTATCTGATGAATGATTAATTATGTAGTTACCAGGTGGAAGCTCTGATACTATATATCTCCAAAAGCTGCTGGAAGAAGAGACTCGTGAAAAGAAGAGGCTGGAAGAAGAAGTCATCATCTTAAAAAGTCAATTGACTTTTGAAGATGGTCAGGTATAAGCTTTTACTAGTTGGTTCTCTGGTTCTTAATTTGATACCATTACAGTCTGACTTAATCCTAAAGGACAAATGGGCTGTACTGTCACTTCAGAAATTTTGAAGGTGCTGTGTTAGTGTgttcttatttttgttgatttcaCTTATTGGCTAACATTGTAATCGTGTTCATAGACTAGAAGCTATGCGGATAGAGGTAGAAATGGTAATTCACTTTCTGGTCTGGAATCTCTGTCTTCACTTACACATCCGCATTATAAGAATGGCAGTAATGGGGATAGAGCGGCAATCACCAATCTCCATGAACAAGGTTCTACTATTTCATTGTATATGActtagatttatattttaacTGTACTGCCTATAAATCCTTTGCACTTATTCTTATTAAATCGAACAACAGTTGGGCTACATAAGATTATGTCATTGCTGGAGTCTGAAGATGCTAGTGTGCAGATTCATGCAGTGAAAGTGGTTGCTAACTTAGCAGCTGAAGGTGATCTTTCTTTGcactccccctccccctcctcTTACATGAATAAAAAGAATGCTCTTTGGTTTTGTTATTGCTAATCTATTGATCTAGCCTACCACTAAGCAAACCCCATAACCAACTGCTCATTTCTGATTGCAATACCCTgccctgatttttttttttgcatgcttAGAAGCAAATCAGGAGAAAATTGTTGAAGCTGGTGGTCTTACTTCGTTATTGATGCTCCTTAGAAACTCTGAAGATGAAACTATACGCAGAATAGCTGCTGGTGCAATTGCAAATCTTGCAATGAATGGTGAGACATTTTTTGGCTGGTCTTCGGTTGGTTTTTCGAACTTGTTTGTTTAGCTTTGTGCCCATCTTCTGATAgatattttgttcttttatgTGCAGAATCAAACCAGGAGCTTATTATGGCTCATAGTGGTATTAGTCTATTGGCAATgacagcagctgaagctgaggatCCTCAGACTCTTCGCATGGTTGCTGGAGCAATTGCAAATCTATGTGGCAATGGTATGCTAATTTGCTTTTACAGTTTTGCGTCTTCATCATTTTCTCTAAATGGTGTTGGTTAGTGTCTATCAATGTCGGGTGCTTAATTAATCTAGAAGCATGAGCATAGGGAGGATGTAAAATGATCAACATTTATACACAGTATTCAAGAAAATTGTGGGAAATAGTTTTTAGGTGAATATAAAATGGTATTTACCTTCAGTTCGAGTTGGATATAATGACATCAAATTAGATGGTTTTCCATTCATATTCCACTGGTTCATTTGAATGATATGCCTCTTGACTCCATGTAAGCTAAGCTGAGGCCTCTTTGCTGCTTCCTGCCGTTGTagttaatttgtttgaaacactgTAAAGCCAGGTCTATTGATGAATATCTGTCCAATCTTAAAAGTTCTTTTGTTATCTGCAGTTCTTGTTCTTAAATCCCTTTTAATGTAAACCATAATCCTTGTATCTATTGGCTCCTCAGATAAACTGCAGACAAGGCTAAGGTCTGAAGGTGGTATCAGGGCTTTGTTAGGAATGGTGAGGTGTCGACATCCAGATGTTCTTTCTCAAGTCGCACGTGGAATTGCCAATTTTGCCAAGTGTGAGTCCAGAGCTTCGGCCCAAGGTGAGTAAAAGTAGTGAATTTCTGAATTGAGAGCCTGTGAATATTCTCTGGTCATATTTCTTCAGGTACAGCATAATAACTGCTAAGACAATACAGTGACTAAAATGGATATTAAACAGTATAGTTTGTTCATAAGATTCTATTATAATGCTGACTGTGCCAATGCCCTGGTAGGCATAAAACTTGGACGATCCCTTCTAATAGAAGATGGAGCACTACCGTGGATCGTACAAAATGCCAATAACGAAGCCTCACTTATTAGGCGACATGTGGAGCTTGCACTTTGCCACCTCGCACAACACGGTAAGGGCTTCATAAAATTGGGAACACTGAAATATATCCCAAACATATCAGACCATTCCTTCTTTGCAGAAATTTGTATGTTTTCCTTGATTTTAAGCGGTCTTTCCATTTCCCCAGAAGTAAACGCAAAAGACATGATTAGCGGGGGAGCCCTTTGGGAGCTATACCGTATCTCACGCGACTGCACTCGTGAGGACATAAAGGCTCTTGCACGGCAGACATTGGCCTCAAGTCCAACCTTCCTATCTGAAATGCGGCGCTTGCATATAGATGTCTAgatataatatagatatagagtGATGGTGGTTACGCAGGTGTTACCATTCATCTCAAAGCCAACAACACTACATAAGCTTTTTCGAAGCCAAGCCCGGAGTTTGGTTGAAGAACGAACGAGGAGGCACGTCAAGTTTATGATTGGCACTGGTGAGATTTGATTAGATAGGTGTGTTTTGGCTTTATAACTCGGCATATTtgcttgtttatttatattcattcaaTCTTTGTTGCTGCCAGTTATCATATTTTGACAGCCTATTGTAATTTATGAATTGATGCAATGAAATGAAAGCTACAACAATCATTCCAAGCATTCTCTTTTTCTCGTCAATCAGGTCATTATTAACGTTTGAACGTCtgatattattatctttatacAGCTCTTATTTTTAACCCTTCTAATGGCTTTATTTGTCAAACTCAACACAAATTATTAGGTTATTGCTGAAAGGTGATAGGTAAGAGACAGAATGACATAATGATAAGATTGTAATCATATTAAATACCGAATAACTTATTTAAAGTTCACATATCTTAACCGTTTAAATTGAGTAGGCTAATAATTTGGAACTAGTTACCAAAATCAATAACCTAATCAACTCGGTTGagtatttcaaattatttgtctttatttgttttatggCAATGTGGTGGCATTTTGCAACGTAAATGTAATCGACTTTGATTTGgctagttgtttggttaatcaaattatttctttatttgttttatggCAATGTGGTGGCATTTTGCAACGTAAATGTAATCGACTTTGATTTGGCTAGTTGTTTGTCTAATTAACCGTTCATGTTCCAACCGGTCAGCTCACAACTATTTACGTCCCAACCAGTCAACTCACAACTATTCACATCCCATCCAGTCGCTCCAAGCCTACGTTGTTGGACTGTTCTACTTGACCAACTAAGCGCTCTTATGAACTTAGTCTAATACTTATTTGAGTAGAGTGTGCATTAAATAAACTGTACTCCCATATTATAACTTGCAAACTAACAACACTAAGATATACAAACATCTTATGCCACAAGCTTGATGCTCATAAACCACAAAAAAGTGTAAACTCAGTTCATATATAATAGTTCACAAATTAACTGCACTAGAAAGATTCTGTATAACAAATTcaatccaaaaaatattattaaaaattaaacatgtaaCCTTTAAATACAAGAATGATAGATGACTTGCTTGGTGAGTTTTGGGGGTGGATTAATATTCATGAATTTCCGGGATGGAGTGGAGAATTGACCGACAAATGGTCAGTTAATTACCATATGAGTCAGTGGTAGTCCGACACGCACGAGCGACAGGAGTTGTGGCCTGCTTGTTGCGTTGTTGGGTTTAATTTGTATGCAAGTGAAGTGTGTGTAAAGTTGCCTCGAAAAGGAACTACTTCACACTACACCACGTGTACTCCACACCTCACCATAATACCTCCTTCATCTCTCTCCCTCCCCTTTCAATTCCGTACCCACTCCTATCTTGAGCACAACTTAACTGATCGattaatcaattttaaaaaatatttatcgaCGACAACTGTTGGATGTAAGATACAATATGATTCTTTTAAAGAAATCGGAAACCTAGAGCCTTCCTAGTAGTATGATTTTACATCTTATGTGTAAGTTGCGTTTTTGTTAGCTATTACATAGAAACGTAGTTTACTATACTCAGTGCATATTATCGAATTAATAGTAACTACAAGTTTTTCAACTTGTTTCACCAAAGAACATAATACATGTAGCCTGCATGTGATTGTTGAGATACCTTTCATGATTTATCTCTTCTGATCTATAAATTCCTCTATAGTGTATATGTTAAGGGTTTGTTTGGTTTTCTTCGCCCTAGCTAGCGCGTCTGATTGAGCCTTTTGGATACACTAATGGATATCTAACGTTAATCTCTTAACTTCTATCAACCAGGAGCGGTGACAACCTCGACCAAAATTAATgtgcaataattttttaaaactttattttagtTTAACTCTATGTATGCCAACTTTGCATCATTAAAAATCCTAAAAATAGCAAAAAAATGACATGGCACCATGACTTCCCTTCCAAGAACCAGATGCATTTCAACCCAAATTAAGGCATTTACTAAACCCCATACCTCTCTGCATTCATCTTTCCATCACCCCCATATCTCGCATTACATGTCTCCCTGCACCCTCCATCTAACCCTTTAGCTTCCATCACTCTCATATTTTTACTAGCAAATTTCATGTCATCATgtcatatatactatatatatatatatatatatatagtccaacATCCATACAATACTATTTTTAGCAACTTATCTtcaaattttctttcattttatgGCACATATATACATCATTATGATATCCAAGA contains these protein-coding regions:
- the LOC116016960 gene encoding kinesin-like protein KIN-UB gives rise to the protein MASGGGYRNGNHKAQNLRVSSSFKSKLPPSTSNIRRSSSAGDAVSGRVRVAVRLRPRNAEELAADADFADCVELQPELKRLKLRKNNWDTDTYEFDEVFTEFASQKRVYEVVAKPVVESVLDGYNGTVMAYGQTGTGKTYTLGQLGDDDPSTRGIMVRSMEDILANISLGTDSVSVSYLQLYMETIQDLLNTANDNISIVEDQKTGDVSLPGATVVEVRDQQSFLELLKLGEAHRYAANTKLNTESSRSHAILMVNIKRSVSGREADASGEFDDTSPLATNFKPPILRKGKLLLVDLAGSERVLKSGSEGHMLEEAKSINLSLSALGKCINALAENSAHVPVRDSKLTRLLKDSFGGTSRTSLVVTIGPSPRHRAETASTILFGQRAMKVENMLKIKEEFDYRSMCKRLEVQVDKLIAENERQQKAFEDEVNKIKLEAQQRVFEAEQNFAEELKDEKIKCQMEYMDSIKKLEEKMLYQQKHPTNGVTDIGESHRGFATEEVSELKKLLQNEIQIRKAAEEEISNLKDQIIKLSKQELPGGSSDTIYLQKLLEEETREKKRLEEEVIILKSQLTFEDGQTRSYADRGRNGNSLSGLESLSSLTHPHYKNGSNGDRAAITNLHEQVGLHKIMSLLESEDASVQIHAVKVVANLAAEEANQEKIVEAGGLTSLLMLLRNSEDETIRRIAAGAIANLAMNESNQELIMAHSGISLLAMTAAEAEDPQTLRMVAGAIANLCGNDKLQTRLRSEGGIRALLGMVRCRHPDVLSQVARGIANFAKCESRASAQGIKLGRSLLIEDGALPWIVQNANNEASLIRRHVELALCHLAQHEVNAKDMISGGALWELYRISRDCTREDIKALARQTLASSPTFLSEMRRLHIDV